One genomic segment of Chitinophaga parva includes these proteins:
- a CDS encoding beta-ketoacyl-[acyl-carrier-protein] synthase family protein, whose amino-acid sequence MSTAPTWIAGGGVICGIGQQVRECLQAFAQMQPGMARMQVLHSAHAAQFPVVEVKADNEHLAVLTGLPAHTSRTAMLSFVAAREAWTSSGLGDVRDYRTAFVSANTVGGMDKTEDFFPGFLANPASGRLRGVSQHECGTITEITADALGITHHVTTISTACSSGANALMYGARLIKNSLADVVIAGGTDALTRFTLNGFNTLMILDTERCRPFDDTRRGLNLGEGAGYVVLVSDAVAATLQHTWCRLSGFANANDAYHQTASSPDGTGNYLAMQGALEMAGLLPGDIGYINLHGTGTQNNDLSEGMAIARLFGDKLPPASSTKSFTGHTLGASGGIEAVFSALSVRDGIIYPNAQFTTRMKELPFAPATTFSKGNVLEHVMSNSFGFGGNCSSLVFSK is encoded by the coding sequence ATGAGTACTGCGCCTACTTGGATAGCCGGTGGTGGCGTGATCTGCGGTATAGGGCAACAGGTACGGGAGTGCCTGCAGGCGTTTGCACAAATGCAACCGGGCATGGCCCGCATGCAGGTGCTGCATTCCGCGCACGCGGCCCAATTTCCCGTGGTGGAAGTGAAGGCGGATAATGAGCACCTGGCCGTGCTTACCGGCTTGCCCGCGCATACCAGCCGTACTGCCATGCTCAGTTTTGTAGCCGCCCGCGAGGCGTGGACCTCCTCCGGCCTGGGGGACGTGCGGGATTACCGCACGGCTTTCGTCTCTGCCAATACGGTAGGGGGCATGGACAAAACTGAAGACTTCTTCCCCGGCTTCCTGGCCAATCCTGCGAGTGGGCGCCTGCGCGGTGTAAGCCAGCATGAATGTGGCACCATTACCGAAATAACGGCGGATGCACTGGGCATCACCCATCATGTAACCACCATCAGCACGGCCTGCTCCAGCGGCGCCAATGCGCTGATGTACGGGGCACGCCTTATTAAGAACAGCCTGGCCGATGTGGTAATAGCGGGTGGCACGGATGCACTGACCCGCTTTACACTCAACGGCTTTAATACGCTCATGATCCTGGACACGGAACGCTGCCGCCCCTTTGACGATACCCGCCGCGGGCTGAACCTGGGCGAGGGCGCGGGTTACGTGGTACTGGTGTCTGACGCGGTAGCGGCTACCCTGCAACATACATGGTGTAGGCTGAGTGGCTTTGCCAATGCCAATGATGCCTATCATCAAACGGCCTCCAGCCCGGATGGTACCGGCAATTACCTGGCCATGCAGGGTGCCCTTGAAATGGCAGGACTGCTCCCAGGTGATATTGGCTATATTAACCTGCACGGCACCGGCACCCAGAACAATGACCTGAGTGAAGGCATGGCCATTGCGCGCCTCTTTGGCGACAAGCTGCCGCCCGCCAGTTCTACCAAATCCTTTACGGGCCACACCCTGGGCGCCAGCGGCGGCATAGAAGCGGTATTTTCCGCCCTCTCCGTGCGCGATGGTATTATTTACCCCAATGCACAATTTACCACCCGGATGAAAGAGCTGCCTTTTGCGCCGGCCACCACTTTCAGCAAGGGCAACGTGCTGGAGCATGTAATGAGCAATTCCTTTGGTTTTGGCGGCAATTGTTCCAGTTTGGTGTTTAGCAAATGA
- a CDS encoding beta-ketoacyl synthase chain length factor, with the protein MKIFINGTGSVSPQETAAGAAFWPSFIPAEGNRRKVVDPDYKQWIDIKQIRRMSRVIKMGVGAAQLSLQEAGLWQPDGIITGTAYGCLDDTGVFIKKMVEQEEQMLTPTAFIQSTHNTVGGQVALLLGCHAYNNTFVHRGHSFESALLDATMILREGTAKQLLVGGLDEITHFSHAILERFGLFRHHVDGEGAAFFVLGTVQGPAASACLAGVQTVYKPADTAAVLRARDQLLATAGLGWADIDLLVLGQDGTADAWYTAMGTGKPALGFKQACGEYPTASAFAMWLANRVLSLQQAPPELVLQGKLPSKINNILIYNHHMGSHHSLILLTVC; encoded by the coding sequence ATGAAAATATTCATCAACGGCACCGGATCAGTATCGCCGCAGGAAACTGCGGCGGGCGCTGCATTTTGGCCATCCTTTATCCCTGCTGAGGGTAACCGCCGCAAGGTGGTGGACCCTGATTACAAGCAGTGGATAGATATTAAGCAGATACGCCGTATGAGCCGGGTGATAAAGATGGGCGTGGGCGCCGCGCAACTCAGCTTGCAGGAAGCCGGCCTGTGGCAGCCGGATGGCATCATTACCGGCACAGCCTATGGCTGCCTGGATGATACCGGTGTGTTCATCAAAAAAATGGTGGAGCAGGAGGAGCAGATGCTGACCCCTACCGCCTTCATTCAAAGTACCCATAACACCGTGGGGGGCCAGGTAGCGCTGCTGCTGGGCTGCCACGCGTACAACAATACTTTTGTGCACCGGGGCCACTCCTTTGAAAGTGCCCTGCTGGATGCCACGATGATCCTCCGGGAAGGCACTGCAAAACAATTGCTGGTGGGCGGCCTGGACGAGATCACTCATTTCAGCCATGCCATCCTGGAGCGCTTTGGCCTGTTCCGTCATCATGTGGATGGGGAAGGGGCCGCGTTTTTTGTGCTGGGGACCGTGCAGGGGCCTGCGGCCAGTGCCTGCCTGGCAGGTGTGCAAACGGTGTATAAACCCGCAGATACTGCGGCAGTGCTGCGCGCACGCGACCAATTGCTGGCTACTGCCGGCCTTGGCTGGGCAGATATAGACCTGCTGGTGCTGGGCCAGGATGGCACTGCGGATGCCTGGTACACGGCCATGGGGACAGGTAAGCCCGCCCTGGGCTTTAAACAGGCCTGTGGGGAATACCCTACCGCATCGGCCTTTGCTATGTGGCTGGCCAACAGGGTGTTAAGCCTGCAACAGGCGCCCCCGGAGCTGGTGTTGCAGGGAAAACTGCCTTCAAAAATTAACAACATTTTGATTTACAATCACCACATGGGCTCTCACCATTCCTTAATTTTATTAACGGTATGCTGA
- a CDS encoding polysaccharide deacetylase family protein produces MLRPRLRKDQLIVFAVYCCMIAYATAVQALPWWAYVLPLLAWSGVLAYGAMRIEARFFVPSVCSGNTGRKAIALTFDDGPLPQYTPVVLDILAKAEAPAAFFCIGKNAEANPGLLQRIYEAGHVVGNHSYAHHFWFDMFGSTRMLTDMHQADDAVEAVIDCRPRLFRPPYGVTNPNLARAISRGGYVSVGWNIRSLDTVAKDADALQQRILGQLKPGAILLLHDTCAITAQLLPALITAIRARGYVIERLDKLINEAPYA; encoded by the coding sequence ATGCTGAGGCCCCGGCTTAGGAAAGACCAGCTGATCGTGTTTGCGGTGTACTGCTGCATGATCGCATATGCTACCGCAGTGCAGGCGCTGCCGTGGTGGGCATATGTGCTGCCCTTACTGGCCTGGAGTGGGGTGCTGGCGTACGGTGCCATGCGCATTGAAGCGCGGTTCTTTGTGCCTTCTGTGTGCAGTGGTAACACCGGGCGCAAGGCCATTGCCCTTACGTTTGACGACGGGCCTTTACCACAGTATACCCCGGTGGTGCTGGACATACTGGCTAAAGCGGAGGCGCCTGCGGCCTTTTTCTGCATTGGTAAAAATGCCGAAGCCAACCCGGGCTTACTGCAACGCATATACGAGGCAGGACATGTTGTGGGTAACCACAGTTACGCGCACCACTTCTGGTTCGATATGTTTGGCAGTACCCGCATGCTTACAGACATGCACCAGGCAGACGATGCCGTGGAAGCGGTCATTGACTGCCGTCCCAGGCTGTTTCGCCCGCCATACGGGGTTACCAATCCTAACCTGGCGCGCGCCATCAGCAGGGGCGGGTATGTTTCCGTAGGCTGGAACATCCGTTCCCTGGATACGGTGGCCAAAGATGCAGATGCATTACAACAGCGCATCCTGGGCCAGTTAAAACCTGGCGCCATCCTGCTGCTGCACGATACCTGCGCTATAACAGCGCAGCTGCTACCGGCACTGATCACAGCGATCAGGGCCCGTGGTTATGTAATAGAACGATTGGATAAATTGATAAATGAAGCACCCTATGCGTAA
- a CDS encoding outer membrane lipoprotein carrier protein LolA, whose product MIFCCFAALKTSAQAGYKPVADATAFRQQFAKTAQGTQSIESDFVQEKDLSMLADKITSKGRFWFKKDNKVRMEYSTPSYYLLVINGKDIKTKDSQKENKISAKSNKVFEQVNKITVDCVQGTVLDNADFTSRILENGSTYLLELTPVSKALKDFFRTITLTVDKKDYGVSKIVMQENSGDNTTITFVHKQVNVNIPDAVFATR is encoded by the coding sequence ATGATTTTTTGCTGTTTTGCCGCGCTGAAAACCAGTGCCCAGGCGGGCTACAAGCCGGTGGCGGATGCAACGGCCTTCCGGCAGCAGTTTGCAAAGACCGCCCAAGGCACCCAAAGCATTGAAAGTGATTTTGTGCAGGAAAAAGACCTCAGCATGCTGGCAGATAAGATCACTTCCAAAGGCAGGTTCTGGTTTAAGAAGGACAACAAAGTGCGTATGGAATACAGTACGCCTTCTTACTACCTGCTGGTGATCAATGGCAAGGATATTAAGACAAAAGACAGCCAGAAAGAAAATAAGATCTCTGCAAAATCCAACAAGGTATTTGAGCAGGTGAACAAGATCACGGTAGATTGTGTGCAGGGCACCGTATTGGACAATGCAGACTTTACCAGCCGCATCCTGGAAAATGGCAGCACCTACCTGCTGGAACTTACCCCGGTAAGCAAGGCCCTGAAGGATTTCTTCAGGACCATTACACTTACCGTGGATAAAAAAGATTATGGCGTAAGCAAGATCGTGATGCAGGAAAATTCCGGCGACAATACCACGATCACTTTTGTACACAAACAAGTGAACGTAAATATTCCGGATGCCGTTTTTGCGACCAGGTAA
- a CDS encoding hotdog family protein, producing the protein MLENSFYIITHEERGNNSITVTVTLNPAHPIFEGHFPGRPVVPGVCMMQIVKELLDRGTAQDTLLRHGSNIKFLHFIDPTRQPEVLISVQYDAQPDASWKVNANIRHGETVFFKFQGNFITQTS; encoded by the coding sequence ATGTTAGAAAATAGTTTTTATATCATCACCCATGAAGAAAGGGGCAATAACAGCATCACGGTGACCGTGACGCTAAACCCCGCCCATCCCATTTTTGAAGGGCACTTTCCCGGCAGGCCGGTGGTACCCGGCGTGTGTATGATGCAGATCGTGAAAGAGCTGCTGGACCGGGGCACCGCGCAGGACACCCTGCTGCGCCATGGCAGCAACATAAAGTTCCTCCATTTCATTGATCCCACCCGGCAACCGGAAGTGCTGATCAGCGTGCAGTACGATGCACAGCCCGACGCCAGCTGGAAAGTGAATGCCAACATCCGCCATGGGGAAACCGTTTTCTTCAAATTCCAGGGCAACTTTATTACCCAAACATCCTAA
- a CDS encoding DUF2062 domain-containing protein, with amino-acid sequence MDANQPTYHEQFQALRCCVIIPTYNNAGTLASVVTNVQAYTKNIIVVNDGATDATAQILAGFPGIRVVNYVPNRGKGWALRQGFKAAITAGYDFAITIDADGQHFAEDLLVFLERLQTGERDSLVIGARNLQQENMPGKNTFANKFSNFWFYVETGKKMPDTQSGYRLYPLHRMRKMWFVCRKYEFEIEVMVRCVWRGINIDWAPVKVYYPPPGERISHFRPFRDFSRISVLNTVLVTIAFLYIHPRNFLFYFSRKENWKKMWRDEMLRPGESNIRKAVSAGVGVCIGILPIWGLQMLTAILVSTVFKLNRGITFMCSHISFPPMVPVIIFGSFLMGRIWVKERTDLLFSKGLNMHTIQENLLQYITGSITLAILAGLLTTVIIYLVLAVFRKPARVSA; translated from the coding sequence ATGGACGCCAACCAGCCCACATACCACGAGCAGTTCCAGGCACTCCGCTGCTGCGTGATCATCCCTACCTACAACAACGCCGGCACGCTGGCCAGCGTGGTCACTAACGTACAGGCTTATACGAAAAATATCATCGTGGTAAACGATGGTGCTACTGACGCCACCGCGCAGATCCTGGCCGGCTTCCCGGGCATCCGGGTGGTGAACTACGTGCCTAACCGTGGCAAGGGCTGGGCCTTGCGCCAGGGCTTCAAAGCCGCCATCACCGCGGGGTACGATTTTGCCATTACTATAGATGCGGACGGGCAGCACTTTGCAGAAGACCTGCTGGTGTTCCTGGAGCGCCTGCAAACAGGGGAGCGCGACAGCCTGGTCATAGGCGCCCGCAACCTGCAGCAGGAGAACATGCCGGGCAAGAATACATTTGCCAATAAATTTTCCAACTTCTGGTTTTACGTGGAAACCGGGAAGAAAATGCCCGATACCCAATCCGGCTACCGCCTGTACCCCCTGCACCGTATGCGCAAGATGTGGTTTGTGTGCCGCAAGTACGAGTTTGAAATAGAAGTGATGGTACGCTGTGTGTGGAGGGGCATTAACATAGACTGGGCACCTGTGAAAGTATATTACCCGCCGCCGGGGGAGCGTATTTCCCACTTCCGCCCCTTCCGCGATTTTTCCCGTATCAGCGTGTTAAATACCGTGCTGGTCACCATTGCATTTTTATACATCCACCCCCGCAACTTTTTATTTTATTTCAGCCGGAAGGAGAACTGGAAGAAAATGTGGCGGGATGAAATGCTGCGCCCCGGGGAGTCTAATATCCGCAAGGCCGTTTCGGCCGGGGTGGGGGTGTGCATCGGCATCCTGCCTATCTGGGGGCTGCAAATGCTTACTGCCATCCTGGTATCTACCGTGTTTAAACTGAACCGGGGCATTACCTTTATGTGCAGCCATATCAGTTTTCCGCCTATGGTGCCGGTCATTATCTTTGGTAGTTTCCTGATGGGCCGCATCTGGGTGAAAGAACGCACGGACCTGCTGTTCAGCAAGGGGCTGAACATGCATACCATCCAGGAAAACCTGTTGCAATATATTACCGGTAGCATTACCCTGGCCATTTTGGCCGGGCTGCTCACTACTGTTATCATTTACCTGGTCCTGGCCGTGTTCCGTAAGCCGGCCCGGGTCAGCGCGTAA
- a CDS encoding trifunctional MMPL family transporter/lysophospholipid acyltransferase/class I SAM-dependent methyltransferase produces the protein MSTLFIAIYNFFERRRLLLWIATIASFLVVGLLARCIKLEEDITQILPHEARLDKLQQVFQDSKFADKLVLTVSLKDSTAAPQPDSLTAFAGAFADSANAHLAPYIKTMQAQMADTAVLGLMDLIRGHLPIFLEPDDYTKIDSMIAPETVKGQLAYDYRTLISPAGLVLKKAIAQDPVGISWLGIKKLQRLQYDEQFELYDSYVMTKDHRHLMIFISPAFVASETGKNSQFLKALDATLGQVEKEHPTVAASYFGATAVSEGNARQLRQDMLLTQGITLTLLVVLIALFFKKKRAPVLVMLPVVFGALFSMAVVYLIKGHISVVALGVGSVVLGIAVNYSLHVFNHYRHLHDIREVIRDLAEPMTIGSFTTIGGFLCLQFVQSPLLKDVGFFAAFSLVGACLFSLIFLPHWIVMGRQEKPVAHAHEEEHNWLDQLSAYHPEKNKYLVGVIFLLTIVFFFTSGRVGFESDMMRMNFMTPALQKAEKQLNDINAYTAQSIYVVSEGNTLEAALENSERMMPMVHSLQAKGIVKKYAGVGALLISGKEQQARIDRWNAYWTPEKKQQLLAHLRQEGAAYRFSPAAFDAFAQLLDQPFTLLDTVALQQLKAGSLGDFIIEKHGTVSVVTLLKVATADKQAVYTALEHLPGTTVLDRQYAANRLVGVINSEFNSIAWMTSLLVFFALLLSYGRIELTLITFIPMLISWVWILGIMGLFGIKFNIVNIILSTFIFGLGDDYSIFIMDGLLQEYKTGRRQLSSFKSSIFLSAITTVLGLGVLIFAKHPSLRSIALISIIGIGSVVLISQVMIPFLFNWLITNRVRKGRMPWTLTGWAKSVFAFTYFVVGSLLMTVLGWLLVKLRIIGKWRGKYVYHFLLSNFTHSLLYIMANVKKVVRNPANEDYSKPAVIISNHQSFLDILVSTMLHPKVILLTNQWVWRSPVFGAVVRMADYYPVADGAEDSIERLREQVAHGYSIVVYPEGTRSADASIGRFHKGAFYIAEQLGLDILPMVLHGTAYTMSKNDFLLKDGQITVEYLPRIKATDMSWGDGYAARTKSISKYFKQQYADLCLRTETPAYFRKQLISNYLYKGPVLEWYMRVKTAMEGNYSIFNTLLPRQGEILDIGCGYGFMDYMLYFLSNERRITGIDYDEEKIQVARHGYLRPGHLQFLAADANNFDWKAYDAIILSDVMHYLTPGAQYKLLEQCLKHLRPGGRIILRDGDADLQQRHERTRLTEFFSTKVIGFNKTAQELSFFSGTQLRANAGKLGATVETIDNGKHLSNLIFIITHNP, from the coding sequence ATGAGCACACTTTTTATTGCCATTTATAATTTCTTTGAGCGCAGGCGCCTCCTGCTGTGGATAGCCACTATCGCTAGTTTCCTGGTGGTGGGGTTGCTGGCGCGCTGCATAAAACTGGAGGAGGACATCACACAGATCCTGCCGCATGAAGCACGGCTGGACAAGCTGCAGCAGGTGTTCCAGGACAGTAAGTTTGCAGACAAACTGGTGCTCACTGTTTCCCTCAAAGACAGCACGGCCGCGCCCCAGCCGGACAGCCTCACGGCCTTTGCCGGCGCATTTGCAGACAGTGCCAATGCGCACCTGGCACCCTATATCAAAACCATGCAGGCGCAGATGGCCGATACTGCGGTACTGGGCCTGATGGATCTCATACGCGGGCACCTGCCCATTTTCCTGGAGCCGGACGACTATACGAAAATAGACTCCATGATAGCCCCGGAAACGGTGAAGGGGCAACTGGCCTATGATTACCGCACACTGATCTCGCCCGCAGGCCTGGTGTTGAAGAAGGCCATTGCCCAGGACCCCGTAGGCATTTCCTGGTTGGGTATAAAGAAGCTGCAACGCCTGCAATATGATGAACAATTTGAGCTGTACGATAGCTACGTAATGACCAAAGATCACCGTCACCTGATGATCTTTATTTCACCGGCATTTGTAGCCAGTGAAACCGGTAAGAACAGCCAGTTCCTCAAAGCCCTGGATGCCACACTGGGACAGGTGGAAAAGGAACATCCCACGGTAGCGGCGTCTTATTTTGGGGCCACGGCAGTGTCTGAAGGGAATGCCCGCCAGCTGCGCCAGGACATGCTGCTTACCCAGGGCATTACACTGACGCTGCTGGTGGTGCTGATAGCCCTGTTCTTCAAAAAGAAAAGGGCGCCGGTGCTGGTGATGCTGCCCGTGGTGTTTGGCGCCCTGTTTTCCATGGCGGTGGTGTACCTCATCAAGGGACATATTTCCGTGGTGGCACTGGGCGTGGGCTCCGTGGTGCTGGGCATTGCGGTGAACTACTCCCTGCACGTATTTAACCACTACCGCCACCTGCACGACATCCGCGAGGTGATCCGTGACCTGGCAGAGCCCATGACCATCGGTAGCTTCACGACCATCGGCGGCTTCCTTTGCCTCCAGTTTGTTCAATCGCCACTGTTGAAGGATGTAGGCTTTTTTGCCGCATTCAGCCTGGTGGGCGCCTGCCTGTTCTCGCTCATTTTTCTGCCCCACTGGATTGTGATGGGGCGGCAGGAAAAACCGGTGGCGCATGCGCATGAAGAGGAGCACAACTGGCTGGACCAGCTTTCTGCTTACCACCCGGAGAAAAACAAGTACCTGGTGGGCGTGATCTTCCTGCTCACCATCGTGTTCTTTTTTACCAGCGGCCGCGTAGGTTTTGAAAGCGATATGATGCGGATGAACTTCATGACGCCCGCCCTGCAGAAAGCGGAAAAGCAACTCAACGATATCAATGCCTATACCGCACAGTCCATTTACGTCGTGAGCGAAGGGAACACCCTGGAAGCTGCGCTGGAAAACAGTGAGCGCATGATGCCCATGGTGCATAGCCTGCAGGCAAAAGGCATTGTGAAAAAATATGCCGGCGTGGGCGCCCTGCTGATCTCTGGTAAAGAACAGCAAGCCCGCATAGACCGGTGGAATGCTTACTGGACGCCTGAAAAGAAGCAGCAACTGCTCGCGCACCTGCGCCAGGAGGGCGCCGCTTACCGCTTCAGCCCTGCTGCTTTTGATGCATTTGCACAGCTGCTGGACCAGCCATTTACCCTGCTGGACACGGTGGCGCTGCAGCAACTGAAGGCCGGTAGCCTGGGCGATTTTATTATAGAAAAACATGGCACCGTAAGCGTGGTGACCCTGCTGAAAGTGGCTACCGCAGATAAACAGGCCGTATACACCGCGCTGGAGCACCTGCCCGGCACCACGGTGCTGGACCGCCAGTATGCGGCAAACCGGCTGGTGGGCGTGATCAACAGTGAATTTAACAGCATTGCCTGGATGACTTCCCTGCTGGTATTCTTTGCCCTGCTGCTTTCTTACGGGCGCATAGAATTAACGCTCATCACCTTCATTCCCATGCTGATCAGCTGGGTGTGGATCCTGGGTATTATGGGGCTGTTTGGTATCAAGTTCAATATTGTAAACATCATCCTTTCCACTTTCATCTTTGGCCTGGGTGATGATTATTCCATCTTCATTATGGATGGCCTGCTGCAGGAGTATAAGACCGGGCGCAGGCAATTGTCGTCCTTCAAGTCATCCATCTTCTTATCGGCTATTACCACAGTGCTGGGGCTGGGCGTGCTTATTTTTGCAAAGCACCCGTCCCTGCGCTCCATTGCTTTGATCTCCATCATCGGGATAGGCAGCGTGGTGCTGATCTCGCAGGTGATGATCCCCTTCCTGTTTAACTGGCTGATCACTAACCGGGTGCGCAAAGGCCGCATGCCATGGACGCTCACCGGCTGGGCAAAGTCTGTGTTTGCCTTCACTTATTTTGTAGTGGGCTCCCTGCTTATGACGGTGCTAGGCTGGCTGCTGGTGAAGCTGCGCATCATTGGTAAATGGAGGGGCAAATATGTGTATCATTTCCTGTTGTCCAACTTTACCCACTCTTTGCTTTATATCATGGCCAACGTAAAGAAGGTGGTGCGTAATCCTGCGAACGAAGATTACAGCAAACCCGCCGTGATCATTAGTAACCACCAGTCTTTCCTGGACATCCTGGTGAGCACCATGCTACACCCCAAGGTGATCCTGCTCACCAATCAATGGGTGTGGCGCTCGCCCGTGTTTGGGGCGGTGGTGCGTATGGCGGATTACTACCCGGTGGCAGATGGGGCGGAAGATAGCATAGAACGCCTGCGGGAACAGGTGGCACATGGGTACTCCATCGTGGTGTACCCGGAAGGTACCCGCTCCGCGGATGCCAGCATTGGCCGTTTTCATAAGGGCGCTTTCTACATTGCGGAACAATTGGGCCTGGACATCCTGCCCATGGTGCTGCATGGCACGGCCTATACCATGTCCAAGAATGATTTCCTGCTCAAGGACGGGCAGATCACGGTGGAGTACCTCCCGCGTATCAAAGCCACAGATATGAGCTGGGGAGATGGGTACGCAGCACGGACCAAAAGCATCAGTAAGTATTTCAAACAACAATACGCGGACCTGTGCCTGCGCACGGAAACGCCTGCATATTTCCGCAAGCAACTTATCTCCAATTACTTGTACAAAGGACCGGTGCTGGAATGGTATATGCGCGTGAAAACGGCCATGGAAGGTAACTATAGCATCTTTAACACGCTGCTGCCCCGCCAGGGTGAGATCCTGGACATCGGGTGCGGGTATGGGTTTATGGATTATATGTTGTATTTTTTGTCAAATGAGCGCCGCATTACCGGCATAGACTATGACGAGGAAAAAATACAGGTGGCCCGGCATGGGTACCTGAGACCAGGCCATTTGCAGTTCCTGGCCGCCGATGCCAACAACTTTGACTGGAAAGCATACGATGCCATTATTCTCAGCGATGTAATGCATTACCTCACGCCAGGTGCGCAATACAAGCTGCTGGAGCAGTGTTTAAAGCACCTGCGCCCCGGTGGCCGCATCATTCTCCGGGATGGGGATGCAGACCTGCAACAAAGACATGAGCGCACCCGGCTCACGGAATTTTTCTCGACCAAGGTGATAGGATTTAATAAAACAGCCCAGGAACTTTCCTTCTTTTCCGGCACACAGCTGCGCGCCAATGCGGGAAAACTGGGAGCCACAGTAGAAACGATCGATAACGGAAAACACTTGTCTAACCTTATTTTCATCATCACGCATAACCCCTGA
- a CDS encoding phytoene desaturase family protein: MSTPIVAIIGSGLGGLVCGAILAKQGYRVRLYEKNKQIGGCLQTFSRDKAILDSGVHYIGGLDKGQSLHEVFRYLGIMDQLKLQKMDENGFDVINFGNEAKEYKLAQGYDRFKATLLADFPEEEAALDAYCHTIREVCSKFPLYNLRLGSYAEKESVLGLSTAGFLESITQNERLRQVLAGNNLLYAGRADKTPLYVHALVTNSYLESSYKCVDGGSQIGKLLSRVIRAHGGEIYRNAPVQAIVGEGDRVDHLRLADGTPVKADLYISNAHPAQTLRMTESNLLRPAYKTRIYELDNSPGAFVLNITLKPHTFPYLNYNYYAHTKENAWEGIDYTEDNWPLTWAMFVPPGKAAMPYADNVTIMTYMHAAELEPWKDTLNTTAHPGDRGPAYEAFKARKTAQLLRRVYERFPGLEAAILHTYAATPLTYRDYLGTADGSMYGVEKDYHDTLKTFISARTRLSNLYLTGQNLNLHGIMGVTMSALMTCGEIIGLEPLLDAIKQH, from the coding sequence ATGAGTACACCTATTGTAGCTATAATTGGTAGTGGCCTGGGAGGGCTGGTCTGCGGTGCCATACTGGCAAAGCAGGGCTACCGCGTACGCCTATACGAAAAAAATAAACAGATAGGCGGTTGCCTGCAAACATTCAGCCGCGACAAAGCCATCCTGGATTCCGGGGTGCATTACATAGGCGGGCTGGACAAGGGGCAATCACTCCACGAGGTGTTCCGCTACCTGGGCATCATGGACCAGTTGAAGCTGCAGAAGATGGATGAGAATGGATTTGATGTGATCAACTTTGGCAACGAAGCCAAGGAATACAAGCTGGCCCAGGGTTACGACCGGTTCAAGGCTACGCTGCTGGCGGATTTCCCGGAAGAAGAAGCCGCGCTGGACGCTTATTGCCATACCATCAGGGAAGTGTGCAGCAAGTTCCCGCTGTACAACCTGCGCCTGGGCAGTTATGCGGAAAAGGAATCCGTACTGGGCCTCAGCACGGCAGGGTTCCTGGAAAGCATTACACAGAATGAGCGCCTGCGCCAGGTGCTGGCGGGTAATAACCTGCTGTATGCCGGCCGGGCGGATAAAACCCCGCTGTATGTGCATGCCCTGGTGACCAACAGTTACCTGGAAAGCAGCTACAAATGCGTGGATGGAGGCTCCCAGATCGGCAAGCTGTTATCCCGGGTGATCCGCGCCCACGGCGGGGAGATCTACCGCAATGCGCCGGTACAGGCCATTGTAGGGGAGGGCGACCGGGTGGATCATTTGCGCCTGGCAGATGGTACGCCCGTAAAAGCAGACCTGTACATTTCCAATGCACACCCGGCCCAAACCCTGCGGATGACGGAAAGCAACCTGCTGCGGCCGGCCTACAAGACCCGTATTTATGAGCTGGATAACTCGCCGGGGGCGTTTGTGCTGAACATCACCCTGAAGCCGCATACATTCCCGTATCTTAACTACAACTATTACGCACATACGAAAGAAAATGCCTGGGAAGGCATTGACTATACGGAAGACAACTGGCCGCTTACCTGGGCCATGTTTGTGCCGCCGGGCAAGGCCGCCATGCCGTATGCGGATAATGTGACCATCATGACCTACATGCATGCCGCGGAGCTGGAACCCTGGAAAGATACCCTGAACACCACGGCACATCCGGGGGACCGGGGACCAGCGTACGAGGCTTTCAAGGCCCGGAAAACGGCGCAGCTGCTGCGCAGGGTGTACGAGCGGTTTCCCGGGCTGGAAGCGGCCATCCTGCACACCTATGCGGCTACCCCGCTTACCTACCGGGACTACCTGGGCACGGCAGACGGGAGCATGTATGGGGTGGAAAAGGATTATCACGATACGTTAAAAACGTTTATCTCAGCCCGCACCCGGCTTTCTAATTTGTATCTTACCGGGCAAAACCTGAACTTGCATGGCATTATGGGCGTAACCATGAGCGCGTTGATGACCTGTGGAGAGATCATTGGCCTGGAACCCTTGCTGGACGCCATTAAGCAACATTAG